From Erwinia sp. HDF1-3R, one genomic window encodes:
- the yedA gene encoding drug/metabolite exporter YedA, giving the protein MLRRSPTLLPLLIALFALYFIWGSTYFVIRIGVQSWPPMMMAGLRFLLAGVVLSLYLLLRGEKLPSWRAAGNAALVGIMLLAIGNGTVTVAEHQNVPSGIAAVMVATVPLFALCFSRLFGIQTRWIEWLGIAVGLVGIILLNSGGHLGSSPWGAIIMLGSVSWAFGSVWGSRITLPQGMMAGAIEMLTAGVVLLIASQLYGEKLSAPPSLQGMLALGYLSLFGSVIAINAYMFLIRNVTPAVATSYAYVNPVVAVLLGIGFGGESLSSREWLALATIVLAVILVTLGKYLFPAAPEVRRCE; this is encoded by the coding sequence ATGCTACGCCGCTCCCCTACTCTTCTCCCGCTACTTATCGCCCTGTTCGCGCTTTACTTTATCTGGGGATCGACCTACTTCGTGATCCGCATCGGCGTACAGAGCTGGCCGCCGATGATGATGGCTGGCCTGCGCTTTCTGCTGGCAGGGGTGGTGCTGTCGCTTTATCTGTTACTGCGCGGTGAGAAACTCCCCTCATGGCGGGCAGCGGGGAACGCTGCGCTGGTGGGCATAATGCTGCTGGCGATTGGCAACGGGACCGTAACGGTCGCGGAGCATCAGAACGTGCCATCCGGCATTGCCGCCGTCATGGTGGCAACCGTTCCTCTGTTCGCCCTGTGCTTCAGCCGCCTTTTCGGCATCCAGACCCGCTGGATTGAATGGCTGGGCATTGCCGTCGGGCTGGTGGGGATAATTCTGCTGAACAGCGGCGGTCATCTGGGCAGCTCACCGTGGGGCGCGATAATTATGCTGGGTTCAGTCAGCTGGGCGTTTGGTTCGGTATGGGGCTCACGGATCACCCTGCCGCAGGGGATGATGGCGGGGGCAATAGAAATGCTTACGGCGGGGGTTGTGCTGCTGATAGCCAGCCAGCTGTATGGTGAAAAACTTAGCGCCCCGCCTTCGCTACAGGGGATGCTGGCGCTTGGCTACCTGAGCCTGTTTGGTTCCGTGATTGCGATTAACGCCTATATGTTTCTGATCCGCAACGTAACACCCGCTGTTGCCACCAGCTATGCCTATGTTAATCCGGTGGTTGCCGTGCTGCTTGGCATTGGCTTCGGCGGTGAAAGCCTGAGCTCGCGCGAATGGCTGGCGCTGGCGACAATTGTCCTGGCGGTTATCCTGGTCACGCTGGGTAAGTACCTGTTCCCAGCCGCGCCCGAAGTCCGTCGCTGTGAATGA
- the vsr gene encoding DNA mismatch endonuclease Vsr, with product MADVHSAEIRTKNMRAIGTRDTAIENRLAELLADQGFSFDVQDKTLPGRPDFVLSQYQAIIFTHGCFWHHHHCHLFKVPATRTQFWMAKIGGNVERDRRYIQQLTDEGWKVMVVWECALRGKTRLEQGALQSRLEEWICAGSGNAEIDALGIHQM from the coding sequence ATGGCTGATGTACACTCCGCGGAAATTCGCACTAAAAATATGCGCGCAATCGGCACGCGAGATACGGCAATAGAAAACCGGCTTGCCGAACTGCTGGCAGACCAGGGTTTTAGCTTTGACGTTCAGGATAAAACCCTGCCTGGCCGTCCCGATTTTGTGCTGAGCCAGTATCAGGCCATTATCTTTACACACGGCTGCTTCTGGCATCACCATCACTGCCATCTCTTTAAGGTGCCGGCGACGCGCACCCAATTCTGGATGGCGAAGATAGGGGGGAACGTCGAGCGCGACCGGCGCTATATTCAGCAGCTTACCGACGAAGGCTGGAAGGTGATGGTGGTGTGGGAGTGCGCCCTGCGGGGTAAAACCCGACTTGAGCAGGGCGCGCTACAGTCCCGGCTGGAAGAGTGGATCTGTGCCGGGAGCGGGAATGCGGAAATCGACGCACTCGGCATCCATCAGATGTAA
- a CDS encoding DNA cytosine methyltransferase → MNEIDSAALLLTGQASEQDRKKFEQDGLLLQRVLEIYDPQTVARALREPGQHEWTREALNRWAKGYSAAKPLTEAEVSQLRQMLPSPPAHHPDYAFRFIDLFAGIGGIRSGFEAAGGQCVFTSEWNKFSVRTYKANWYCCPESHTFNQDIRDVTLSNDASVSEQQAYQHIDQQVPDHDVLLAGFPCQPFSLAGVSKKNALGRAHGFECEAQGTLFFDVARIITAKKPAIFVLENVKNLKSHDKGKTFRIIMDTLDELGYDVADADISGAKDPKIVDGQHFLPQHRERIVLVGFRRDLNLPSFSLDALSSLYPARRTPLRALLEPSVEAKYILTPTLWKYLYQYAKKHQAKGNGFGYGLVDPQRENGVVRTLSARYYKDGSEILIDRGWDRALGERDFDNAENQQRRPRRLTPRECARLMGFEQPDGYRFRIPVSDTQAYRQFGNSVVVPAFAAIARLLLPWITQAVGQRRDRL, encoded by the coding sequence ATGAACGAGATTGATAGTGCAGCGTTGCTGCTGACCGGGCAGGCAAGCGAGCAGGATCGGAAGAAATTTGAGCAGGATGGTCTGCTGCTCCAGCGGGTGCTGGAGATCTACGACCCGCAAACCGTTGCCCGGGCGCTGCGTGAACCGGGTCAGCATGAGTGGACGCGCGAAGCGCTCAATCGCTGGGCGAAGGGTTACAGCGCGGCCAAACCGCTTACCGAAGCAGAAGTCAGCCAACTCCGGCAAATGCTGCCTTCGCCCCCGGCACATCACCCTGATTACGCGTTCCGCTTTATCGACTTGTTTGCCGGTATTGGCGGTATTCGCAGCGGTTTTGAAGCGGCGGGCGGACAGTGCGTGTTCACCAGTGAGTGGAATAAATTCTCGGTGCGTACCTATAAAGCCAACTGGTACTGCTGTCCCGAGTCACATACCTTCAATCAGGATATTCGCGATGTGACCCTGAGCAATGATGCCAGCGTCAGCGAACAGCAGGCTTACCAGCATATTGACCAGCAGGTTCCCGATCACGATGTTCTGCTGGCCGGTTTTCCCTGCCAGCCGTTTTCGCTGGCGGGCGTCTCCAAGAAAAATGCGCTGGGGCGCGCGCATGGATTTGAGTGCGAGGCGCAGGGCACGTTATTTTTCGACGTTGCCCGCATTATTACCGCCAAGAAACCGGCCATTTTCGTGCTGGAAAACGTTAAAAACCTTAAGAGTCACGATAAGGGTAAAACCTTCCGCATCATCATGGATACCCTGGATGAGCTGGGCTATGACGTGGCTGACGCGGACATCAGCGGCGCGAAGGATCCTAAAATCGTCGACGGCCAGCATTTCCTGCCGCAGCACCGTGAACGTATCGTGCTGGTGGGCTTTCGCCGCGATCTAAACCTGCCGTCCTTTAGCCTGGACGCGCTTTCGTCACTCTATCCTGCGCGCAGGACGCCGTTAAGGGCGCTGCTCGAACCCTCAGTCGAGGCAAAATACATTCTGACGCCGACGCTGTGGAAGTATCTTTATCAGTATGCGAAAAAACACCAGGCGAAGGGGAATGGTTTCGGCTACGGCCTGGTGGATCCGCAGCGGGAAAACGGCGTGGTGCGCACCCTCTCTGCGCGCTATTACAAAGACGGTTCGGAGATCCTGATTGACCGTGGCTGGGACAGGGCGCTGGGCGAACGCGATTTTGATAATGCCGAAAACCAGCAGCGTCGCCCGCGCCGCCTGACGCCGCGCGAGTGCGCCCGTCTGATGGGGTTTGAACAGCCTGACGGCTATCGCTTCCGCATCCCGGTTTCCGATACTCAGGCCTACCGTCAGTTTGGCAACTCGGTAGTGGTACCGGCCTTTGCGGCCATCGCCAGGCTTTTGCTGCCGTGGATAACACAGGCCGTCGGGCAGCGTCGGGATCGCCTTTAA
- a CDS encoding epoxyqueuosine reductase QueH: MSEISRPLLTLPNGAKKLLLHSCCAPCSGEVMEAIQAAGIEYTIFFYNPNIHPQKEYLLRKEENIRFAEQHGIPFVDADYDTDNWFERAKGMEWEPERGVRCTMCFDMRFERTALYAHENGFDAISSSLGISRWKNMEQINGCGVRAAAPYPDMVYWEYNWRKKGGSARMIEISKRERFYQQEYCGCVYSLRDTNLHRKSQGRPLIKLGVLYYGDEEQ, translated from the coding sequence ATGAGCGAAATCTCACGTCCCCTTCTGACCCTCCCCAATGGAGCAAAAAAGCTGCTGCTGCACTCCTGCTGCGCGCCCTGCTCGGGCGAGGTGATGGAAGCCATTCAGGCAGCCGGGATTGAGTACACCATTTTCTTCTACAATCCGAACATTCACCCACAGAAAGAGTATCTGCTGCGGAAAGAAGAAAATATCCGCTTTGCTGAACAGCACGGTATTCCCTTTGTGGATGCGGACTACGATACCGATAACTGGTTTGAGAGAGCCAAAGGCATGGAGTGGGAGCCGGAGCGCGGCGTACGCTGCACCATGTGCTTTGATATGCGCTTTGAACGCACCGCGCTTTATGCCCATGAGAACGGTTTTGATGCCATTTCCAGCTCGCTGGGGATCTCCCGCTGGAAAAATATGGAGCAGATCAACGGCTGCGGCGTACGCGCTGCTGCGCCCTACCCGGATATGGTTTACTGGGAGTATAACTGGCGCAAAAAGGGCGGCTCCGCCCGCATGATAGAGATCAGCAAACGCGAGCGCTTTTACCAGCAGGAGTACTGCGGCTGCGTCTACTCACTGCGTGATACCAATCTTCATCGTAAAAGCCAGGGCCGCCCCCTGATTAAACTGGGCGTACTTTATTACGGTGATGAAGAGCAGTAA
- a CDS encoding phosphohydrolase: MSLILWQNRFENWLHETWPQDDKAHDVAHLRRVWQTAQRIMKGSEADELVVLTGCYFHDIVNLPKNHPERHLASAQAAVEARRILQEVFPDFPPQKIDAVTHAVHAHSFSAGIEAETLEAKIVQDADRLESLGAIGLARVFYVSGALGRSLFDSTDPLGRDRPLNDAEWALDHFQKKLLKLPEQMQTPEGRRLAEYNTHFLVTYMAKLCAELKGDFCGLDEDVLQEFSPGGQQKI, translated from the coding sequence GTGTCCCTGATACTCTGGCAAAACCGCTTTGAAAACTGGCTGCATGAAACCTGGCCTCAGGACGACAAGGCACACGATGTGGCCCACCTGCGACGCGTATGGCAGACGGCGCAGCGTATAATGAAGGGAAGCGAAGCTGATGAGCTGGTGGTGCTCACCGGCTGTTACTTTCACGATATAGTTAACCTGCCCAAAAATCACCCGGAACGGCACCTTGCTTCCGCTCAGGCTGCCGTGGAGGCGCGACGTATTTTGCAGGAGGTCTTTCCTGACTTTCCCCCACAAAAAATTGATGCGGTGACCCATGCCGTTCATGCACACAGCTTTAGCGCGGGCATAGAGGCCGAAACGCTGGAGGCAAAAATCGTTCAGGATGCCGATCGGCTTGAATCGCTGGGCGCAATAGGGCTGGCAAGGGTATTTTATGTCTCCGGTGCGCTGGGACGCTCGCTGTTTGACAGCACCGATCCGCTGGGGCGTGACAGGCCGTTAAATGATGCGGAGTGGGCGCTGGACCATTTTCAGAAGAAGCTTCTGAAATTGCCGGAGCAGATGCAAACCCCGGAAGGCCGTCGGCTGGCGGAATATAACACCCATTTTCTGGTGACCTATATGGCAAAACTGTGCGCGGAGCTGAAAGGCGATTTTTGTGGACTCGATGAGGATGTGCTGCAGGAATTTAGCCCCGGCGGGCAGCAGAAAATATGA
- the mtfA gene encoding DgsA anti-repressor MtfA has translation MIKWPWKKPDAAIAPLPWQEALAIPILRGFDRPEQLRLTALAARFLQQKRLVPLQDVNLDELQCARLALLFSLPVLNLGYHWLDGFNEVLMYPAPFRVDDEWQDEFGLVHREQSVHAGQSWLQGPIVLNWMDVQDSFDLSGFNLVIHEVAHKLDSRGSGYTNGVPAIALSEVAAWEQDLNAAMNAIRDEIELVGEAAASMDAQAASEPAECFAVLSEYFFSAPHLLNTQFPSLYRRFSGFYRQDPAARFGLNTTVHTDKVGY, from the coding sequence ATGATCAAATGGCCGTGGAAAAAACCGGATGCTGCTATCGCCCCCCTGCCCTGGCAGGAGGCGTTAGCTATTCCCATTTTGCGCGGCTTCGATCGGCCCGAACAGCTGCGTCTGACCGCACTGGCAGCCAGGTTTTTGCAGCAAAAGCGTCTGGTGCCGCTGCAGGATGTAAACCTGGATGAGCTGCAATGTGCCCGGCTGGCACTGCTTTTTAGCCTGCCGGTGTTAAACCTGGGTTATCACTGGCTCGACGGATTTAATGAAGTGCTGATGTATCCCGCGCCCTTCCGGGTCGACGATGAGTGGCAGGATGAGTTTGGTCTGGTACACCGGGAGCAGTCAGTTCATGCTGGTCAGAGCTGGTTACAGGGTCCGATTGTTTTAAACTGGATGGATGTGCAGGATTCCTTCGATCTTTCCGGGTTTAACCTGGTGATTCATGAAGTGGCTCACAAGCTCGATTCACGCGGAAGCGGTTATACCAACGGCGTTCCCGCTATCGCGTTAAGTGAAGTGGCAGCCTGGGAGCAGGATCTTAACGCGGCCATGAACGCGATACGGGACGAGATCGAGCTGGTGGGGGAAGCGGCGGCCAGTATGGATGCCCAGGCCGCCAGCGAGCCAGCGGAGTGCTTTGCGGTGCTGTCAGAATATTTTTTTAGCGCGCCGCATCTGCTGAATACTCAGTTCCCGTCACTCTATCGACGCTTTAGCGGGTTTTACCGCCAGGATCCCGCGGCGCGCTTCGGGCTCAACACGACGGTCCATACGGACAAAGTTGGCTATTAA
- a CDS encoding TrlF family AAA-like ATPase has protein sequence MKSNNYSRGSEWRKWDLHIHTPASFHWEGQKFNSTPNPADNIRLIDEMIQALNTAEPAVFAIMDYWTFDGWFALKKRLLDPDAPKLNKTVFPGIELRLVSPMESRLNAHVLFSDETNDQVLKDFLAGLRVALIERPLSEYSLKCLARQVGEDLLREKGFKKSEVMSVDDTALLAGSTIAEITYESYKQAIKNVPDNMALGFMPFNTNDGLADVKWQEHYAYVLGLFETSPIFETRTPDLWAAFSGVKTDTNKKWISDFQHALKNIPRLAVSGSDAHRYYGKQGSNDCRGYGDYPSGKATWIKADPTFEGLKQAIKEPAKRSYIGAIPPKRKLVSENRSLFIDKLEVSKKNDAVIPDKWLDQTSITLNHDLVAIIGNKGSGKSALADITALLGNSQQSQHFSFLKNNRFRGKVGEPAKSFEAKVTWGDEKILTKNLNENPALEKVELVKYIPQGHFESLCNAHVSGESDAFEKELRSVIFSHSSDAIRLGALSFEQLIEEQESPLRSRIESFRSELHKLNRQIETLENQMSEEAQKALAEQLVQKERLLEELIKIKPAEIAEPTNSLSPEQQLVSEKLLAITTQLEKAISNKESNTEEQTKIAAKKKACKNIKEGIEVVKRSIKQFNSEFESAIELLNLKPQQLISLDINENIIDEIEDSLIVHDDSIKEININLNSEEESLLKQKSSLSEKLNAPQQAFQEYKEQLKVWEDKIISLQGSKDEPDTLEGLKHRKNILDTLPNQRLQLMEQRLSLANQILLILNEQKANREALFEPVQSLIQNNSLIRDEYKLQFMAELSCTADQIYNKLFSIIKQTSGEFRGESESLSVIKDLIDKHDLNDIDSTLSFIDELHRKLEASSKNNVGIASLLRKDRTSNEVYDLIFGLEYIDPRYTLMFQDAQIEQLSPG, from the coding sequence GTGAAAAGCAATAATTATTCTCGTGGTTCAGAATGGCGTAAATGGGACTTACATATCCACACTCCTGCATCATTTCATTGGGAAGGACAAAAATTTAACTCCACCCCTAACCCAGCTGATAATATACGGCTTATAGATGAAATGATTCAGGCATTGAATACAGCCGAACCTGCCGTATTTGCGATCATGGATTACTGGACTTTTGATGGGTGGTTTGCCCTAAAGAAACGTTTATTAGACCCGGACGCACCTAAATTAAATAAAACTGTCTTCCCTGGAATTGAATTACGATTAGTGTCACCGATGGAGAGTCGGCTCAATGCTCATGTGTTGTTTTCAGATGAAACAAATGATCAAGTATTAAAAGATTTTCTTGCTGGATTGAGAGTCGCACTTATTGAACGGCCATTATCTGAATATTCGTTAAAATGTCTTGCACGTCAAGTAGGTGAAGATTTACTACGTGAAAAAGGTTTTAAAAAATCGGAAGTTATGAGCGTTGATGATACAGCATTGCTTGCTGGTTCAACAATCGCTGAAATAACATATGAAAGTTACAAACAAGCGATAAAAAATGTTCCTGATAACATGGCTTTGGGATTTATGCCATTTAATACTAACGATGGATTAGCTGATGTAAAATGGCAAGAACATTATGCCTATGTCCTTGGGTTATTTGAAACCTCCCCTATTTTTGAAACGAGAACACCAGATTTGTGGGCTGCTTTTTCTGGAGTCAAAACTGATACAAATAAAAAATGGATTTCAGATTTTCAGCATGCCTTAAAGAATATACCAAGGCTTGCTGTTTCAGGAAGTGATGCGCACCGATACTATGGCAAACAAGGCAGTAATGATTGCCGAGGATATGGCGACTACCCATCGGGAAAAGCTACGTGGATAAAAGCAGATCCAACATTTGAAGGTTTGAAGCAAGCGATCAAAGAGCCAGCAAAACGTTCGTATATAGGAGCAATCCCACCTAAACGTAAATTAGTCAGCGAAAATAGAAGCCTTTTTATTGATAAACTTGAAGTATCAAAAAAAAATGATGCAGTGATACCTGATAAATGGCTTGATCAAACGTCTATTACTTTGAATCATGATCTTGTGGCAATAATAGGTAACAAAGGAAGCGGTAAAAGCGCTTTAGCTGATATTACGGCGCTACTAGGTAACTCCCAACAAAGTCAGCATTTTTCATTCCTTAAAAATAATAGATTTAGGGGTAAAGTTGGTGAGCCAGCTAAAAGTTTTGAAGCAAAAGTGACTTGGGGTGATGAGAAAATATTAACAAAAAATTTGAATGAGAACCCCGCTTTAGAGAAAGTGGAACTTGTAAAATATATACCTCAAGGGCACTTTGAGTCATTATGCAACGCTCACGTGTCTGGAGAATCAGATGCCTTTGAGAAAGAACTCAGGTCTGTAATCTTCTCTCATTCTAGTGATGCCATTCGCTTAGGTGCACTTAGTTTCGAACAATTAATTGAAGAACAAGAAAGTCCGTTACGCAGTCGAATAGAAAGCTTCCGTAGTGAACTGCATAAACTTAATCGTCAAATCGAAACTCTTGAAAACCAAATGAGTGAAGAAGCACAAAAGGCTCTTGCTGAGCAACTAGTTCAAAAAGAAAGACTTCTAGAAGAGCTCATTAAAATAAAACCAGCAGAAATAGCTGAGCCAACCAATAGTTTATCACCTGAGCAACAATTAGTTTCAGAGAAACTTTTAGCTATAACAACTCAGTTAGAAAAAGCTATTAGTAATAAAGAATCTAATACCGAAGAGCAAACAAAAATAGCAGCCAAAAAAAAGGCATGCAAAAATATAAAAGAAGGAATCGAAGTAGTTAAGAGATCGATCAAACAATTCAATTCAGAGTTTGAGTCTGCAATAGAGTTGCTCAACTTAAAGCCTCAACAATTAATCAGTCTTGATATCAACGAGAACATAATCGATGAGATTGAGGACAGTTTGATTGTTCATGATGACTCAATTAAAGAAATCAATATAAATCTGAACAGTGAAGAAGAATCTCTTTTAAAACAGAAATCAAGTCTTAGTGAAAAGTTAAATGCACCACAGCAGGCTTTTCAAGAATATAAAGAACAACTAAAGGTATGGGAAGATAAAATCATATCTTTACAAGGTTCTAAAGATGAACCAGATACGCTCGAGGGGTTGAAACACCGTAAAAATATATTGGATACTTTACCAAACCAACGACTTCAACTTATGGAACAAAGATTATCATTAGCTAATCAAATACTCTTAATACTAAATGAACAAAAAGCTAACCGCGAAGCCCTCTTTGAACCCGTACAATCATTAATACAAAATAACTCATTGATACGTGACGAATATAAGTTACAGTTCATGGCAGAACTAAGTTGCACAGCCGATCAAATTTATAACAAATTATTTTCTATCATTAAGCAAACCTCTGGAGAGTTTAGAGGTGAGTCGGAAAGTTTATCAGTTATTAAAGACCTTATAGATAAACATGATCTAAACGATATAGATTCTACACTTAGTTTCATAGATGAACTTCATCGTAAACTCGAAGCTTCTTCTAAAAATAATGTTGGTATAGCATCCTTATTACGGAAGGATCGCACCTCCAATGAGGTATATGACCTAATTTTTGGATTAGAATATATTGATCCTAGATATACCTTAATGTTTCAGGATGCGCAAATTGAACAACTCTCGCCTGGGTGA
- a CDS encoding IS3 family transposase (programmed frameshift): MKKRFSEEQIIGILREAEAGMAAKELCRKHNISDATFYTWRKKFGGLEVSEVKRLKALEDENARLKKLLAETMLDKEALQAALGGKVLTLSHKRNAVAQMCQQSGISERRACHLAGLSRATCRYRSLRAQRDEALSEQIKALAHERRRFGYRRIWQLLRRDGVDVNHKKVYRIYHENGLAVHRRKRRKGLSVERQPLVRPSAPNMTWSMDFVMDALAGGRRIKCLTCVDDFTKESLDIAVAHGISGEQVTRILDNVALFRGYPKAIRTDQGPEFTGHALDQWAHYHGIELKFIQPGKPTQNGFIESFNGRFRDECLNEHWFKDLDQAREIISDWRQDYNERRPHSALNYLTPLEFAANYRSGKNDTAQNDVTS, translated from the exons ATGAAAAAGCGTTTCTCTGAAGAACAGATCATTGGCATCCTGCGCGAAGCTGAGGCCGGCATGGCAGCTAAGGAGTTGTGCCGTAAGCATAATATTTCCGATGCGACATTTTATACGTGGCGAAAAAAATTTGGCGGTCTGGAAGTCTCCGAAGTCAAGCGTCTCAAAGCGCTTGAAGATGAAAACGCACGTTTGAAAAAATTGTTGGCTGAAACCATGCTGGACAAGGAGGCCCTGCAGGCAGCGCTTGGGG GTAAAGTATTAACACTGTCTCACAAGCGCAATGCGGTTGCTCAGATGTGCCAGCAATCAGGTATTTCAGAACGTCGTGCCTGCCATCTTGCCGGGCTTTCCAGAGCAACTTGTCGTTATCGCTCTCTTCGGGCACAACGAGATGAAGCGCTGTCGGAACAGATAAAAGCGCTGGCGCATGAGCGCCGACGCTTTGGTTACCGTCGTATCTGGCAACTGCTGCGACGCGATGGCGTCGACGTAAACCATAAAAAAGTCTACCGTATTTATCATGAAAATGGATTGGCTGTTCACCGGAGAAAGCGTCGTAAAGGGCTGTCCGTGGAGCGTCAACCTCTTGTTCGGCCCAGTGCTCCAAACATGACCTGGTCGATGGATTTTGTCATGGACGCTCTCGCCGGTGGCAGAAGGATAAAATGCCTGACGTGCGTGGATGATTTCACCAAAGAGAGCCTCGATATCGCTGTTGCGCACGGGATCTCTGGCGAACAGGTGACGCGGATACTCGATAATGTGGCGTTATTCAGGGGTTATCCCAAAGCGATACGCACCGATCAGGGGCCAGAATTTACCGGCCATGCGCTGGACCAATGGGCTCATTATCATGGCATTGAGTTAAAATTTATCCAGCCGGGAAAACCGACACAAAATGGTTTTATCGAAAGTTTTAACGGGCGGTTTAGGGATGAATGCCTGAATGAACACTGGTTCAAGGATCTTGATCAGGCACGCGAGATCATCAGCGACTGGCGACAGGACTATAACGAGCGAAGACCACATTCTGCGCTTAATTACCTGACGCCGTTGGAATTCGCTGCAAACTATCGCAGTGGCAAAAATGATACGGCTCAAAACGATGTTACTAGTTAA
- a CDS encoding AAA family ATPase: MFFTVIEKNEKISYNNLLKAYLLVDYWDDWAKYRTMFTLIVIDENGDKHTIGSVKIGQKGLLPAQKKSDNHRCPMLDKHFDILNGDYFSLGQSEDYYESLNKLSESLRTRVFSGLRDCAANLTIFEKYINETVMVESLLRDIRKENVRGKLNRLSRGDAQLTEYAFTYTFPDFNEEKQPKILFEVIPESKPPTNVHVLIGRNGVGKTRAMKNIALSILGRKTEENTSPGLIEMNHSSAIGEIAFSGLILVSFSAFDDFELKASEKDNFIFHQVGLTSIISTESLSPSKKDNSISSDFAKCLQRCKSGVKAQRWIRAMKTLEEDDLFAEANVTSLLEDAESPAQWRVRARKLFKKLSSGHSIVLLTITRLVDLVDEGTLVLIDEPEGHLHPPLLSSFVRTLSDLLISRNGVGIIATHSPVVLQEVPRLCAWKLRRSHAVTVVERPLLETFGENIGILTREVFGLQVTQSGFHRILREEVNDGKSYRQIIRDFDKQLGEEAKAIIQALIIQRDGEL; this comes from the coding sequence TATTGGGATGACTGGGCAAAATACCGAACAATGTTCACCCTAATTGTAATCGATGAAAATGGGGATAAGCATACTATTGGTTCAGTAAAAATAGGACAGAAAGGACTTCTTCCAGCGCAAAAAAAATCAGATAACCATCGCTGTCCAATGCTTGATAAGCATTTTGATATTTTAAATGGTGATTACTTTTCGCTGGGACAAAGCGAAGATTATTATGAATCACTAAATAAATTAAGTGAGTCACTTCGGACAAGAGTTTTTTCAGGATTACGCGATTGTGCAGCGAATTTAACAATATTTGAAAAATATATCAATGAAACTGTTATGGTTGAATCTTTATTGCGGGATATTCGGAAAGAAAATGTGAGAGGGAAATTAAATCGTTTGAGTCGTGGTGATGCTCAATTGACAGAGTATGCTTTCACGTATACATTCCCTGATTTTAATGAAGAGAAGCAGCCTAAAATTTTATTTGAGGTCATACCTGAATCCAAACCACCTACTAACGTTCATGTTTTGATCGGGCGTAATGGTGTAGGAAAAACACGAGCTATGAAAAATATAGCTCTATCCATCTTGGGAAGAAAAACAGAAGAAAATACATCACCAGGTTTAATTGAAATGAATCATAGTAGCGCAATAGGAGAAATTGCGTTTTCAGGGTTAATATTGGTTTCATTTAGTGCATTTGATGATTTTGAGTTAAAAGCATCAGAAAAAGACAATTTTATATTTCATCAAGTTGGCTTAACATCGATCATTTCGACAGAATCATTATCCCCATCTAAAAAGGACAATTCGATAAGCTCCGATTTTGCGAAATGCCTGCAGCGCTGTAAATCGGGTGTTAAAGCACAACGATGGATAAGAGCGATGAAAACGCTGGAGGAAGATGATCTTTTTGCGGAAGCAAATGTTACATCTTTACTAGAAGATGCAGAGTCACCAGCACAATGGCGAGTACGAGCAAGAAAATTATTTAAGAAACTCAGTTCTGGACATTCAATTGTACTTTTAACTATTACTCGATTAGTTGATCTTGTAGATGAAGGTACGCTTGTATTGATTGATGAGCCCGAAGGGCATTTACATCCTCCTCTACTCTCATCTTTTGTTAGAACACTTTCAGACCTTCTGATTAGTAGGAATGGTGTGGGTATAATTGCAACTCATTCGCCGGTTGTTTTACAAGAAGTACCGCGCTTATGCGCATGGAAATTACGTCGTAGCCATGCCGTTACAGTTGTTGAGCGTCCTTTACTTGAAACATTTGGTGAAAATATCGGCATACTGACGCGAGAGGTTTTTGGATTGCAAGTAACCCAGTCAGGCTTCCATAGAATTTTGCGCGAAGAGGTTAATGATGGGAAAAGTTACCGTCAAATTATTCGTGATTTTGATAAACAGTTAGGCGAAGAAGCTAAAGCTATTATCCAAGCATTAATAATACAAAGAGATGGGGAATTGTAA